Genomic DNA from Halobacteriovorax sp. DA5:
TTGCAGTTTTACCTATGATTGCAGGTTTGATTGGAACCAGGAGAGATTTACTCTTATGGTTTATTTTATCTATTCTGGCCGCAACTTATTTATTCATCTTGCACCTAAATGGTGTTGTTCTACATAGTTACTTGAATGAAACAGGAGAAGTTTTAGGTCAAGTTCTGATCATGATTGGCTTTATTCTTTTGAACTCTCTTTTTATGTTTGTTTACATGATTGATCGAGATCGCTTCTACCAAGCGATTGTTGAAAAAAAGGAACAGATTGATACTCTCTTAACATTAGTAGGACATGATATCAGTAACCCTCTTACTGTTGTTAATCTCTCTGCTAAAAGGCTTAGTAAGTTATTGGCCACTAATGATGATGCTGATATTCAAAAGTGCTTAACTCGTATTAATTCATGTACTTCGGGAATAAGCAATATTTTAACTCAGATTCGTGATCTACAATCAATTAAGCAAGGTAAGGTTGAGTTAAAATTTGAGAAAGTATATCTGAATCATATCATTGAATATCTCTATCGAGTTTTTGAATCAAAATTACATGATAAGAATATCACCTTAAAGTATGATTATAATGCAAACCAGAATGTTTACTTCATGGGGAATTCCACAGCATTAAAATATCAAATTTTTGGCAATCTATTATCAAATGCGATTAAATTTTCAGAAACAGGCCAAGAAATTGAAATATCCGTTACTGAAAGAAGTGATGGAGTTCAAGTTAATCTAATTGATAAGGGTGTAGGAATTGAGGAAGAGTTATTAGAAGTATTATTTGAAAATAATGCAATTCCTTCTAAAATTGGAACAAGTGGAGAAAAAGGAACAGGATTTGGAATGTCCATAGTTAAGACCTTTGTCGAACTTAGTCATGGTAGTATTTCTGTGCACTCAAAAACAAAAGCAGTATCACCTGACAATCACGGTACACAATTCTCTCTGTTATTTAAAAAGACTCTGTTTTCTTAGACCAAACCTCTGTGCTTTTGATATAATAAATTTAAATTATAACAAAAGAGGAATTATGAGGTCGACAAACCCGACACTAAGAAATGACGTCTTTAAGGCGGGAACTTTATCAGATGAAAGAATGTCTTTTTCTGGAGTATTTAATAAAGGGATGATTCTCTTTGCTCTAATGCTTATGACATTTATTTATACATGGAATGTAACTCTAGGTACTCTGGAGAATTCAATGCAACCACAAATGGGTATGTATCCGCTGATTGGTGGTATTGGCGGTTTTATTTTCGCTCTTATTACGATCTTTAAACCAAAGTTGGCCATGTTTACAGCTCCTGTTTATGCTCTATGTGAAGGCCTTCTTCTTGGGTCAATTTCTGCAATCTATGAATTTCAATTTCAAGGGATTGTCTTTAATGCTGTAACGATTACTTTTTCTGCCTTCATTACTTTATTCTTTCTTTATCGTTGGGGCCTTGTAAGAGCAACAGGGATGTTTAGAAAGGTAATCATGACGGCGATGTTTGCAATCATGGGTGTTTATCTCGTAAGTTTCATTATGTCTTTCTTTGGAACAACGATCCCAATGATTCACGGAAATGGCCCAGTGGGAATTGGATTTAGCCTTATTGTAGTAGGTGTTGCTGCATTTAGTTTAATTCTAGATTTCGACTTTATTGAAAAAAGTGTTGATCAGGGAGCACCAAAATATCTTGAGTGGTATGCGGGCTTCTCTTTAATGGTTACTCTTGTGTGGCTATATATTGAAGTATTAAGACTTCTTTCAAAATTAAATCGACGCGATTAATTTTTTATATTCATGGACCAACTTGCTCCAAAGAGTATTTGGTCCATGACTAACTTGTTGGCCGTTAGCTCACTTCCCGTTTCTCCATTTCTTTGCTCAAGCAATAGTCGATATTCATCAAATAGATTTCTATTCTCAGGTAATTGCTTTGCCATCTCTTCTAAAATATAAGCTGCTTGTGCAAATTCTTTTGCTACTTCAGTTTTCGATTCTCCTGCGATCTTATAGCTAGGATAGACTTTATTAAGATGATTTTTGAAATCAGTGAGAAGCTTTGTCGTATATTTATTCTCTGTTGGAATAGTGTGATTTGCCCAGCTCTTTACTTCTTTTATATTTGTTTGATGAGCATAGAACTCAAGTGTGCGATCGTAGTCGTATCCCCATTTTGATTTTTTTACAATAACACCCTGGCAAACAACTTTTAAAGCATCATCAGAAATATTTGAGACACTTACCTTTGAAATACCAGTGATCTTTTCAATGGATTCACTTTCCATATCGC
This window encodes:
- a CDS encoding Bax inhibitor-1/YccA family protein, whose protein sequence is MRSTNPTLRNDVFKAGTLSDERMSFSGVFNKGMILFALMLMTFIYTWNVTLGTLENSMQPQMGMYPLIGGIGGFIFALITIFKPKLAMFTAPVYALCEGLLLGSISAIYEFQFQGIVFNAVTITFSAFITLFFLYRWGLVRATGMFRKVIMTAMFAIMGVYLVSFIMSFFGTTIPMIHGNGPVGIGFSLIVVGVAAFSLILDFDFIEKSVDQGAPKYLEWYAGFSLMVTLVWLYIEVLRLLSKLNRRD
- a CDS encoding HAMP domain-containing sensor histidine kinase, with amino-acid sequence MNPVNPINKIIRFLALREPDLSVRDLSQLSLYIYTVFLTAPLMWGHLVISYFFCDNPLLYQIGIGTCLIHFFSPVFYYFFGSLSLALNITILAGFIHEFSWSILTGGFFSVSPIWFAVLPMIAGLIGTRRDLLLWFILSILAATYLFILHLNGVVLHSYLNETGEVLGQVLIMIGFILLNSLFMFVYMIDRDRFYQAIVEKKEQIDTLLTLVGHDISNPLTVVNLSAKRLSKLLATNDDADIQKCLTRINSCTSGISNILTQIRDLQSIKQGKVELKFEKVYLNHIIEYLYRVFESKLHDKNITLKYDYNANQNVYFMGNSTALKYQIFGNLLSNAIKFSETGQEIEISVTERSDGVQVNLIDKGVGIEEELLEVLFENNAIPSKIGTSGEKGTGFGMSIVKTFVELSHGSISVHSKTKAVSPDNHGTQFSLLFKKTLFS